A window of the Opitutaceae bacterium genome harbors these coding sequences:
- a CDS encoding TonB-dependent receptor plug domain-containing protein yields MSYKTLGLTRRLLAFSTAVLVPVFGYGQATAPASAPAEEEENVVELSPFEVTGEATVGYRAATTLAGNRLNTNLRDIGNAVQVITEEFLQDTGAIGNETLLQYTTNTEVGNVNGNFAGVGDGATLDESSRFKNPNQNTRVRGLAAADNSRDYYLSNVPWDAYNVDRVDLQRGPNSILFGHGSPAGVINTTLKSAGFKTAGQAEVRFDEYGSIRGSLDYNQVLVDNQLAVRVAGVSDNQRFKQDPAFQDTNRGYIAGRWEPDFLSKNGIRTIVKANFEVGDVSSNRPRSIPPIDKITPWFYRGTYEGKDKNGDPRTYPNLNKAGYNMINVNDDNTGRPGVGQTRPSLNYTGQSGVPNPAYNPWVGSFAQSFGGPLLYYPEGATSTNNVWVQEIRNIYAIGPDGNIDGNFSQNAYNRPNGIANLANWAKGSGVEFAEIYKNKNLDDPTVFDFYNNLLDGPNKEEWADFQTYSVSLSQTYMNDTFGWDVSYYNETYSDGQLSLISDTRQAIYIDFNTYYSDGTQAGVGEYPNNIPYDDGTPNPHFGQAFVSDSGQFGNNSYDSDRYTARVTLFANLDFEKINPDSSASSILGSHTFTGLLARDQQETDGRNWQRYAIIDDNYRQFLGGNALTAKFTDDLFAVNPVIYLGNSFANQPAAAYIPRVTQKIEVPSQLTVMAFDSHWAPPTDPNAPGYVDPAAYWFDPGRIFNPATETQAYDSTQSENKANYVGFRPVTVNVVDSELGNRDLLTTSARLTRDRVESKALVWQGKMLNNSIVGTVGYREDTASSWATNRNSNDASGYGYVDLGDSFVLPSDPGNEQDVTSTAWSVVGHFNDIPGLSGLMEDLPILVSGYYNNSTNFQPLANRVDAYGEPISAPEGETTDYGLMFETKDGKYWFKVNSYKTTVQRASSSGGLSNTWFIGASQAWTGNWVNRFEFDWTGDTIASAAVDPDPTNNMYNYSADVGETLEDAQAREAAAISAWRAWQAKVDPRFYAAWGINLNDPNTAIGASTPQGFALTEDATSEGYEFEFSASPIDNWRITVNASRTTATRQNVGGVALAEFINGYNDALKNTPAGDVRIWWGGAGNETSLFQWNQNVGFEWTAIGLQEGTDVAELRKWRFNAITTYDFTEGPLKGLSVGGGIRYQDNVTIGYPPVGSSDDFSIDLDSPIQGPSETNYDFWAGYNLPVFDRIDWRIQLNVRNAFAGDKLIPISANPDGSIAGWRIAPTRNITLTNTFSF; encoded by the coding sequence ATGAGCTACAAAACCCTCGGCTTAACCCGCCGATTGCTTGCCTTCAGCACCGCGGTGCTTGTCCCTGTTTTTGGATACGGACAAGCGACCGCTCCGGCTTCCGCGCCGGCAGAGGAAGAAGAAAATGTCGTCGAGCTCTCGCCGTTTGAAGTCACTGGCGAAGCAACAGTCGGCTACCGCGCGGCCACCACCCTGGCCGGCAATCGACTCAACACCAACCTTCGGGACATCGGTAATGCCGTTCAGGTCATCACCGAGGAGTTCCTCCAGGATACCGGAGCGATCGGCAACGAGACTCTGCTCCAGTACACGACCAATACGGAAGTCGGCAACGTGAACGGCAATTTCGCCGGAGTCGGCGACGGGGCCACGCTGGACGAGTCCAGCCGTTTCAAGAACCCTAACCAGAACACCCGTGTCCGTGGTCTGGCCGCTGCCGATAATTCGCGCGACTACTACCTGTCGAACGTTCCCTGGGACGCCTACAATGTCGACCGGGTCGATCTGCAGCGCGGACCCAATTCGATTCTTTTCGGCCACGGCAGTCCGGCCGGTGTCATCAATACCACGCTCAAGTCGGCCGGATTCAAGACCGCCGGCCAGGCGGAGGTCCGGTTCGATGAATACGGCTCGATCCGTGGTTCGCTCGACTACAACCAGGTCCTGGTTGACAATCAACTGGCGGTCCGGGTGGCCGGGGTGAGCGACAACCAGAGATTCAAGCAGGATCCCGCCTTCCAGGACACCAACCGCGGTTATATCGCCGGTCGCTGGGAACCCGATTTTCTGTCGAAGAACGGAATCCGCACCATCGTCAAGGCCAACTTCGAGGTTGGCGACGTCTCCAGCAATCGCCCCCGCAGCATTCCCCCGATCGACAAGATCACCCCCTGGTTCTACCGGGGCACCTACGAAGGCAAGGACAAGAATGGTGACCCGCGGACCTATCCGAACCTGAACAAGGCCGGTTACAACATGATCAACGTCAACGACGACAACACCGGTCGTCCGGGTGTCGGGCAGACCCGTCCGTCCCTCAACTATACCGGTCAGTCGGGTGTGCCGAACCCCGCCTACAACCCCTGGGTGGGCTCTTTTGCCCAGAGTTTTGGCGGCCCCCTGCTCTACTATCCGGAAGGGGCCACCTCGACCAACAATGTCTGGGTGCAGGAAATCCGCAATATTTACGCGATCGGACCGGATGGGAATATCGACGGCAACTTTTCCCAGAATGCCTACAACCGGCCCAACGGCATCGCCAATCTGGCCAATTGGGCCAAAGGATCCGGCGTCGAGTTTGCCGAGATCTACAAGAACAAGAATCTCGACGACCCGACCGTGTTTGATTTCTATAACAACCTCCTCGATGGCCCAAACAAGGAGGAGTGGGCGGATTTCCAGACCTATAGCGTCAGTCTCTCCCAGACCTACATGAACGATACCTTCGGGTGGGATGTCAGTTACTACAACGAGACCTACAGCGACGGTCAGCTCTCCCTGATTTCGGACACCCGACAGGCCATCTACATCGACTTCAACACCTATTATTCCGATGGAACGCAGGCCGGTGTGGGCGAATATCCGAACAACATCCCCTACGATGACGGCACTCCGAATCCGCATTTCGGACAGGCCTTCGTCAGCGACAGCGGCCAGTTCGGCAACAACTCCTACGACAGTGACCGCTACACGGCCCGGGTGACTCTCTTCGCGAACCTGGACTTCGAGAAGATCAACCCCGACTCCTCGGCGAGCAGTATCCTCGGCTCCCACACCTTCACCGGTCTGTTGGCCCGGGACCAGCAGGAGACAGACGGCCGGAATTGGCAACGCTATGCCATCATCGATGACAACTATCGCCAGTTCCTTGGCGGCAATGCCCTCACCGCGAAATTCACGGATGACCTCTTCGCGGTGAACCCGGTCATCTACCTCGGGAATTCCTTCGCCAACCAGCCGGCGGCGGCGTATATACCGCGCGTCACTCAAAAGATTGAAGTGCCCAGCCAGCTGACGGTGATGGCCTTTGATTCGCATTGGGCGCCGCCGACGGATCCGAATGCACCCGGTTATGTGGATCCGGCGGCCTACTGGTTCGATCCGGGACGTATCTTTAATCCGGCTACGGAAACCCAGGCCTACGATTCCACCCAGTCTGAGAACAAGGCCAATTACGTCGGGTTTCGCCCGGTCACCGTCAATGTGGTGGATTCGGAACTGGGCAATCGTGATCTCCTGACGACCAGTGCACGGCTGACCCGGGACAGGGTCGAATCCAAAGCCCTGGTCTGGCAGGGCAAGATGTTGAACAATTCGATCGTTGGAACGGTCGGTTACCGCGAAGACACTGCTTCTTCCTGGGCGACCAACCGGAATTCAAACGACGCATCGGGATACGGTTACGTGGATCTCGGCGATTCCTTCGTGCTTCCGTCCGATCCCGGCAACGAGCAGGATGTGACTTCAACTGCGTGGAGCGTGGTCGGGCATTTCAACGATATTCCGGGACTGTCAGGGCTGATGGAGGATTTGCCCATCCTGGTCAGTGGTTACTACAACAACTCGACCAACTTCCAGCCCCTGGCCAACCGCGTGGATGCCTATGGTGAGCCCATTTCGGCCCCGGAGGGTGAAACGACCGACTATGGCCTCATGTTCGAGACCAAGGACGGGAAGTATTGGTTCAAGGTAAACAGCTACAAGACGACCGTGCAGCGGGCATCCTCCTCCGGTGGGTTGAGCAATACCTGGTTTATCGGTGCGTCCCAAGCTTGGACCGGGAACTGGGTCAATCGGTTCGAGTTCGACTGGACGGGCGACACCATCGCGAGTGCGGCGGTGGACCCGGATCCGACGAACAACATGTACAACTACAGTGCCGACGTCGGTGAGACATTGGAAGATGCCCAGGCACGTGAGGCCGCGGCCATCAGTGCCTGGCGCGCCTGGCAGGCCAAGGTCGATCCCCGGTTCTACGCGGCCTGGGGTATCAACCTGAATGATCCGAACACAGCGATCGGTGCGAGCACTCCCCAGGGGTTTGCCCTGACCGAGGATGCGACCTCCGAGGGCTATGAGTTCGAGTTCAGCGCTTCGCCGATCGACAACTGGCGGATCACGGTCAACGCCAGCAGGACGACTGCCACGCGGCAAAACGTCGGAGGTGTGGCCCTTGCCGAATTCATCAATGGCTACAATGACGCCCTCAAGAACACACCGGCTGGTGACGTTCGCATCTGGTGGGGTGGAGCCGGCAATGAGACCTCCCTGTTCCAGTGGAACCAGAATGTCGGTTTCGAATGGACGGCCATCGGTCTCCAGGAAGGAACCGATGTGGCGGAGCTTCGCAAGTGGCGCTTCAACGCTATCACCACTTACGACTTCACCGAAGGGCCGCTGAAGGGATTGAGTGTGGGTGGTGGTATCCGCTACCAGGATAATGTCACCATCGGTTATCCTCCGGTTGGTTCATCGGACGACTTCAGCATCGATCTGGACAGCCCGATACAGGGCCCGTCGGAGACAAACTACGATTTCTGGGCGGGTTACAATCTCCCGGTCTTTGATCGTATTGACTGGCGAATACAGCTGAATGTCAGGAACGCATTCGCCGGAGACAAGCTGATACCGATCTCCGCCAATCCCGATGGATCAATAGCGGGCTGGCGTATCGCGCCGACCAGAAATATAACGCTGACCAATACGTTCAGTTTCTAG
- a CDS encoding tetratricopeptide repeat protein, which translates to MAKRLKGANAEPARHESGTRRKSPLWIVISIFGISLVVVATGIVSASLWHAWTLPSRIARNLPDPPDSSRMSDVLRARLREAETQATGGPDRLEGVEHLASLYHANGFLPEAAACWSLLAVEQPEVGRWTYCLADLAATAGKPTETGDLLATTVRLAPDYAPAWLKLGDLALKTGDPAAAHRAYERRLALEPDDPYARLGLARLAIQEGDSRGARTTLEEILEKHSDFSAAHNLLAEILAANGDSPEVTYHRWAGRESGRFRKADDPWLDELQAWCYDPGRLRTLGTMANQTGDRENAIQLLTRAVEMSTEDPYGYALLGDAYLGHGEAAAACDVLEEGLAIEGEIEPVELHYTTLAQAYRELGEPEKAIQVVRDGILRIGGSCELYDALGIALGETGAFEEAAAAFAAALAVKPGDANANYNRANALLNLGRQEEALFHLRQSLTLQPTFPKSLFMLARYEMDAGDLEKAGEYLRPLYVSHPEQDGVRQLMVAWLIRSGKEADKKGDKRVAESLYREGLTIDPDSTTLNIDLGVLLLINDRVPEALPLLENYHRLQPDDPQGALFLGQAYARSGKLADARTVLERGAAAADAQGNTRTAAFCREILSQLPGAPR; encoded by the coding sequence GTGGCGAAAAGACTGAAAGGCGCGAATGCGGAACCCGCGAGGCACGAAAGCGGAACCCGACGGAAATCTCCGCTCTGGATCGTTATTTCCATCTTCGGAATCTCCCTGGTTGTCGTCGCAACAGGAATTGTCTCCGCCTCGCTCTGGCACGCATGGACCCTGCCTTCGCGAATAGCGAGGAATCTGCCCGATCCACCCGATTCCAGTCGGATGTCGGATGTACTCAGGGCACGCCTCAGGGAGGCGGAGACCCAGGCCACCGGCGGACCAGACCGGCTTGAGGGCGTCGAGCATCTCGCCTCCCTTTACCACGCCAATGGATTCCTCCCGGAAGCGGCCGCCTGCTGGAGTCTCCTGGCCGTCGAGCAACCGGAAGTGGGCCGCTGGACCTACTGCCTGGCAGACCTTGCGGCAACCGCCGGCAAGCCAACCGAAACCGGAGACCTGCTTGCGACGACGGTCAGACTTGCCCCGGATTACGCTCCGGCCTGGCTGAAACTCGGCGACCTCGCGCTTAAGACCGGGGATCCGGCAGCAGCCCACCGCGCCTATGAGCGGCGCCTCGCTCTTGAACCCGACGATCCCTATGCCAGACTCGGCCTGGCCCGGCTCGCGATTCAGGAAGGCGACTCGCGCGGCGCCCGAACCACCCTGGAAGAGATCCTCGAAAAGCACTCCGACTTTTCGGCCGCCCACAATCTCCTGGCAGAAATCCTCGCCGCCAACGGCGACAGTCCCGAAGTGACCTACCACCGGTGGGCCGGGCGTGAATCCGGACGCTTCCGCAAGGCGGATGACCCATGGCTGGATGAATTGCAGGCCTGGTGCTACGACCCGGGCAGGCTCCGAACCCTCGGAACGATGGCCAACCAGACGGGAGACAGGGAAAACGCCATCCAGCTGCTGACGCGGGCCGTCGAAATGTCGACCGAAGATCCTTACGGTTATGCTCTCCTGGGAGACGCGTATCTGGGTCACGGGGAAGCGGCCGCAGCTTGCGACGTCCTGGAGGAAGGCCTGGCCATCGAGGGAGAGATTGAACCGGTCGAGCTGCACTACACCACCCTCGCCCAGGCCTACCGCGAACTCGGCGAGCCGGAGAAGGCCATTCAGGTGGTCCGCGATGGAATTCTTCGGATCGGAGGTTCCTGCGAGCTCTACGATGCGCTCGGCATTGCCCTGGGCGAAACCGGGGCGTTCGAAGAAGCAGCCGCAGCGTTTGCGGCCGCCCTCGCGGTGAAACCGGGCGATGCCAATGCCAATTACAACCGGGCCAATGCTCTCTTGAATCTGGGTCGGCAGGAGGAGGCGCTGTTCCACCTGAGACAGTCCCTGACCCTGCAACCGACCTTCCCGAAGTCGCTTTTCATGCTGGCGCGCTATGAGATGGATGCCGGCGACCTTGAGAAAGCCGGCGAATACCTCCGCCCGCTCTATGTTTCCCATCCCGAGCAGGATGGCGTTCGCCAGTTGATGGTGGCCTGGCTGATCCGGAGCGGCAAAGAGGCGGACAAGAAGGGCGACAAAAGGGTCGCCGAGTCCCTCTACCGCGAGGGCCTGACCATCGACCCCGACTCCACGACTCTCAACATCGATCTCGGCGTCCTTCTCCTGATCAACGACCGGGTTCCGGAAGCCCTGCCTCTCCTCGAGAACTACCATCGGCTTCAGCCCGACGACCCGCAGGGCGCACTATTTCTGGGACAGGCCTACGCCCGCTCGGGAAAACTGGCGGATGCCAGGACCGTGTTGGAACGCGGTGCGGCCGCCGCCGACGCCCAGGGGAATACCAGGACCGCTGCCTTCTGCCGCGAGATCCTGAGCCAACTGCCGGGAGCTCCACGGTAA
- a CDS encoding VCBS repeat-containing protein — MVTNLQIVDLDQDGLLDVIYCEAVQNTVRWIRQTPRGVFTEVIIGERIPGPAHVWAGDIYGNGHLDVLVASMGQISPNNDRIGSVIVLENLGAGQFNKRVLLRQTARVTDVRGANLMGHSDGRLDLVVGQFGYAQGEVRWMENKGDWIFGHHLVSTLSGCVHTPVADFNHDGRPDFAALISQEWEEIHLFLNNGDGEFDESIVWGSTNEDFGSSGLECADVNQDGWMDLIYTNGDAFDYAGFGSRSWHGVQWLENNREGGFTYHRVGDMPGAYGPCAADLNADGAVDLLTVSCFADWKSPDAISMMAWINDGAGGFAPVILARTPTHLVTAAVGDIDGNGTPVIVTGGFHAYPPYERMTNITLWRKD; from the coding sequence ATGGTCACCAACCTGCAGATCGTCGACCTCGACCAGGATGGCCTGCTTGATGTCATTTATTGCGAGGCCGTGCAAAACACCGTCCGCTGGATCCGGCAGACACCAAGGGGAGTCTTCACGGAAGTCATCATCGGCGAGCGCATCCCCGGCCCCGCCCATGTCTGGGCGGGCGATATCTACGGCAATGGCCATCTTGATGTCCTCGTCGCCAGCATGGGCCAGATCTCGCCCAACAACGACCGGATCGGATCCGTCATCGTCCTGGAAAACCTGGGCGCAGGACAATTCAACAAACGGGTCCTGCTCCGCCAGACGGCGCGGGTCACGGACGTGCGGGGCGCGAACCTGATGGGGCACAGCGACGGCCGTCTCGACCTCGTGGTCGGGCAGTTCGGCTATGCGCAGGGTGAAGTCCGCTGGATGGAAAACAAGGGGGACTGGATATTCGGGCATCATCTGGTCAGCACGCTCTCCGGCTGCGTTCACACCCCGGTTGCGGACTTCAATCACGACGGTCGACCGGACTTTGCGGCCCTCATTTCTCAGGAATGGGAGGAGATCCATCTCTTTCTCAACAACGGCGATGGCGAATTCGATGAATCGATCGTCTGGGGATCCACCAATGAGGATTTCGGCAGCAGCGGACTCGAGTGCGCCGACGTCAACCAGGATGGCTGGATGGATCTGATCTACACGAACGGGGATGCCTTCGACTATGCCGGATTCGGCAGCCGCTCCTGGCACGGTGTCCAGTGGCTCGAGAACAACCGGGAAGGCGGATTCACCTACCACCGGGTCGGGGACATGCCCGGAGCCTACGGCCCCTGCGCGGCCGACCTCAACGCCGATGGTGCGGTCGATCTGCTCACCGTGAGTTGCTTCGCCGACTGGAAGAGTCCGGATGCGATCTCGATGATGGCCTGGATCAATGACGGCGCAGGAGGATTCGCCCCGGTTATCCTCGCCCGAACCCCGACCCATCTGGTCACCGCCGCCGTCGGCGACATCGACGGCAACGGCACACCCGTCATCGTAACCGGAGGCTTTCATGCCTATCCGCCCTACGAGCGCATGACCAATATCACGCTGTGGCGAAAAGACTGA
- a CDS encoding FG-GAP-like repeat-containing protein: MSASRLYLVFPILKMFLTVDPLSGAGGLQEAPLNRLSTPEGEALFTELSPERTGIVTVNDYADPRMWGDRYQEFALGGFGTGVAIGDYDSDGRPDLFIVSKTESCRLFRNLGDFRFEDVTEAAGLAGAPKGWVKRFKGWVGLGDEAEENPVEAWKQGATFADVNNDGRLDIYVCRFGHPNWLFINQGDGRFSEEAEARGLAVIDASGMAAFCDYDRDGWLDVFIQTNMYDARTASSGQKDYLFRNRGDGTFEDVSPRIGIPNPTLAHSAIWWDYDNDGWPDLYLANDFAGADSLCRNNRDGTFTDVIHEVVPMMPYSSMGSDLGDVNNDGLIDFFVADMAVTAHERDQRGMATSRDLSRADADSPVLAPQFPRNALFLNTDTGRMLEGAVMAGLAATDWTWSPRLEDLDNDGRLDLFVTNGMNREYQNADLRERIILAESLSERMRLMRESPELTEPNLAFRNLGDLQFESVGPEWGLNHSGVSFGTAFGDLDGDGDLDIVFSNYQAGVKVMRNDGVAGNRVIIGLSGNQSNRFGVGAIVELETASGVQVRPLVLARGYLSNSEPVCHFGLGEDTRISRLTVRWPSGHRQTFSDLPVNRRFTVTEPDGSAPLEEVGGAITKSLLEEIGESVGLRLPTTERLLSGESEQPLIPFRFDRRGPSIAVGDLNGDGLDDVVLAATSAEPSRICLTMADGSYAVATAPWWDPEAAVNEGPLVILDADRDGRNDIVVTRMGSRLPAGSPGYQPVLYLNAGGGHFRPAPEGSLPVLSISVGAMVTADFNHDGQADLFIGGRVEPGEYPTAPPSVLLINRGGRFDNVTGDLAAGLDRVGMVSAALASDVDGDGWTDLVLALDWGGIRYWGNRSGQGFVDRTDAAGFDAIGPGWWNALASGDFNGDGRADYAVGNVGLNTVYSYFPGRTAQIFYGRFDRRPRNLLIEGYEEDGLLFPRRTFRALSREMPVLRRKFKSNNDYAGATLGEILGDEALAAADHYVAGEFRSGVFLSRPDGSFTFVPFPRLAQISPITGMVAGDFDGDGNADIIAVQNLYTPIDYVGRFAGGLGQLLLGDGLGGFRAVPPKESGLIVPGDAKAVAPLNRNQGVTPEIFVSRNNSSTLVFRRTETPADGRAPPAHR, encoded by the coding sequence ATGTCCGCTTCCCGTCTGTATCTTGTCTTCCCGATCCTCAAGATGTTCCTGACAGTCGATCCTCTGTCGGGTGCCGGCGGATTGCAGGAGGCTCCGCTCAATCGGCTTTCGACGCCGGAAGGGGAAGCGCTGTTCACCGAACTGTCACCGGAGAGAACGGGTATCGTCACGGTTAACGATTATGCGGATCCCCGGATGTGGGGTGACCGCTACCAGGAATTCGCCCTCGGTGGTTTCGGAACCGGCGTGGCGATCGGCGACTACGATTCCGATGGTCGGCCCGATCTGTTCATCGTGAGCAAGACCGAGTCCTGCCGCCTGTTCCGGAACCTGGGGGATTTCCGCTTCGAGGATGTCACGGAAGCAGCCGGTCTGGCGGGAGCGCCGAAAGGGTGGGTCAAGCGATTCAAGGGCTGGGTGGGCCTGGGGGATGAGGCCGAGGAGAACCCGGTCGAGGCCTGGAAACAGGGTGCCACTTTTGCCGATGTCAATAATGACGGCCGACTCGACATTTATGTCTGCCGGTTCGGACACCCCAATTGGCTGTTCATCAACCAGGGGGACGGGCGCTTCAGCGAGGAGGCCGAAGCCCGCGGACTCGCCGTGATCGATGCCTCGGGCATGGCGGCCTTCTGTGATTATGACCGTGACGGCTGGCTGGACGTATTCATCCAGACGAATATGTATGATGCCCGCACGGCGTCGTCGGGGCAGAAGGACTACCTCTTCCGAAACCGGGGAGACGGGACCTTTGAGGATGTCTCCCCCCGGATCGGCATACCGAACCCCACCCTGGCTCATTCCGCCATCTGGTGGGACTATGACAACGACGGTTGGCCGGATCTCTACCTGGCCAACGATTTCGCGGGTGCCGACTCCCTTTGCCGGAACAATCGTGACGGAACCTTCACCGACGTCATCCACGAGGTCGTCCCGATGATGCCCTATTCCTCGATGGGCTCGGACCTCGGTGATGTGAACAATGACGGGCTCATTGATTTCTTCGTGGCGGACATGGCGGTGACGGCTCACGAACGGGATCAGAGAGGGATGGCCACGTCGCGCGATTTGAGCCGGGCCGACGCCGACAGCCCGGTATTGGCCCCGCAGTTTCCCCGCAACGCCCTTTTCCTCAACACCGACACCGGACGGATGCTGGAAGGGGCGGTCATGGCCGGGTTGGCAGCCACGGACTGGACCTGGTCGCCCCGTCTGGAGGACCTCGACAATGACGGGCGGCTGGATCTGTTCGTGACCAACGGGATGAATCGCGAATACCAGAATGCGGACCTGCGGGAGCGGATTATTCTGGCGGAGAGCCTCTCCGAACGGATGCGCCTGATGCGGGAAAGCCCGGAACTGACCGAGCCGAACCTGGCCTTCCGAAACCTGGGTGATCTGCAGTTCGAATCGGTCGGACCCGAGTGGGGTCTGAATCATTCCGGCGTGAGCTTCGGGACGGCCTTCGGCGACCTGGATGGCGACGGTGATCTCGACATTGTCTTCAGCAACTACCAGGCGGGGGTCAAGGTGATGAGAAACGACGGTGTTGCCGGAAATCGCGTGATCATCGGACTCTCCGGAAACCAATCCAATCGGTTCGGGGTGGGGGCGATTGTCGAGCTGGAGACAGCTTCGGGGGTGCAGGTGCGGCCGCTGGTTCTGGCGCGCGGCTACCTTTCCAACAGCGAACCTGTCTGTCATTTCGGACTGGGGGAAGATACGCGGATTTCCCGTCTCACCGTGCGATGGCCGAGCGGCCACCGACAAACCTTTTCCGATCTGCCGGTCAACCGACGCTTTACCGTCACTGAACCGGACGGGTCGGCCCCGCTCGAGGAGGTGGGTGGAGCGATCACGAAGAGTCTGCTTGAGGAAATCGGTGAGTCAGTGGGATTGCGGCTTCCGACGACCGAGCGCCTGCTTTCCGGCGAAAGCGAACAGCCATTGATACCTTTCCGATTCGACCGGCGCGGTCCGTCGATCGCGGTGGGGGATCTCAACGGCGACGGCCTCGACGACGTGGTCCTTGCGGCCACCTCGGCGGAGCCTTCCCGAATCTGTTTGACGATGGCCGACGGAAGCTACGCGGTGGCCACCGCTCCCTGGTGGGATCCCGAGGCCGCCGTCAATGAAGGTCCGCTGGTGATTCTGGATGCAGACCGTGACGGGCGTAATGATATTGTGGTGACGCGGATGGGGTCGCGCCTGCCGGCCGGATCCCCCGGCTACCAGCCGGTCCTGTACCTGAATGCGGGAGGCGGACACTTTCGACCCGCGCCGGAGGGTTCCCTGCCGGTCCTGTCGATCAGCGTCGGGGCCATGGTGACGGCGGACTTCAACCATGACGGACAGGCGGACCTCTTCATCGGGGGAAGGGTGGAACCCGGCGAATACCCGACGGCTCCCCCGAGCGTCCTTCTGATCAATCGGGGCGGCAGGTTTGACAATGTGACCGGGGACCTCGCGGCCGGCCTGGACCGGGTCGGCATGGTAAGCGCTGCCCTGGCCAGTGATGTTGACGGCGACGGATGGACGGATCTGGTCCTGGCCCTTGATTGGGGAGGGATCCGCTATTGGGGGAATCGATCGGGCCAGGGATTCGTGGACCGGACCGACGCAGCCGGCTTTGACGCGATCGGCCCGGGTTGGTGGAACGCGCTGGCGTCGGGAGACTTCAACGGCGACGGGCGGGCGGACTATGCCGTTGGGAATGTCGGTCTCAATACGGTCTACAGTTACTTTCCGGGTCGAACGGCCCAGATATTCTACGGTCGGTTTGACCGCCGACCCCGGAACCTTTTGATCGAGGGCTATGAGGAGGATGGTCTACTCTTTCCCCGGAGGACCTTCAGAGCACTGAGCCGGGAGATGCCTGTTTTGCGGAGGAAATTCAAGTCCAACAACGACTATGCCGGGGCAACCCTGGGCGAGATCCTGGGTGACGAGGCTCTGGCCGCAGCCGATCACTATGTGGCCGGTGAGTTCCGCAGCGGTGTTTTCCTCAGTCGTCCAGATGGGTCCTTCACCTTTGTCCCTTTCCCCCGATTGGCGCAGATTTCGCCGATCACGGGGATGGTGGCGGGAGATTTTGATGGTGACGGCAACGCCGACATCATTGCGGTCCAGAACCTGTACACCCCAATTGATTATGTCGGAAGGTTTGCCGGAGGTCTGGGACAGCTTCTGCTCGGTGATGGCCTTGGCGGATTCCGGGCGGTTCCGCCAAAGGAGAGTGGATTGATTGTCCCGGGAGACGCGAAAGCGGTTGCGCCGCTCAATCGCAATCAAGGGGTAACGCCGGAGATCTTCGTTTCACGCAACAACAGCAGCACCCTGGTCTTCCGCCGGACGGAAACTCCTGCCGATGGTCGCGCGCCTCCGGCCCATCGATGA
- a CDS encoding DUF5989 family protein: MNHTEPGKDRPKPRTLLVRGLDFVWQNKKWWMIPIVGLLILLGLLVAIGGSGVAPFIYSMR, translated from the coding sequence TTGAACCACACCGAGCCCGGAAAGGACAGACCGAAGCCGCGCACTCTGCTCGTGCGGGGGCTCGATTTTGTGTGGCAGAACAAGAAATGGTGGATGATACCGATCGTCGGTCTTCTCATCCTTCTCGGGTTGTTGGTCGCCATCGGTGGCTCGGGGGTGGCGCCCTTCATTTATTCAATGCGGTAA